In one Corythoichthys intestinalis isolate RoL2023-P3 chromosome 16, ASM3026506v1, whole genome shotgun sequence genomic region, the following are encoded:
- the svilc gene encoding supervillin isoform X4, whose amino-acid sequence MEDLVLESRAERIARYKAARRQELAERFGHTDEFLDSRQADNGRDAQDPASQNVNSKTYSVPNGSDISMGTTCQIGQDSQDATSRGGQLVQQQQQLRTRVSVGQLRSALMQQAANGADADKVSAENVPQAGSSLDPTTKPVSDGARRRTCRYIASGLGGARKNNERFRTQPITANEMEESGRLEEAEGEETCDADEKTDERAQMSVAAKMSLFKEMEKTAAPEASAFLKPRSGSVCHERRQRRGNDHRFLTQPITSEEMVAISTLPDAPEEMCPPQEEQAETDDEGCKLSVSEKLALFNKLFLPEGPGADEAPEKRRQKNARYRTQPITVDEVSLLQKGPVQLPILSLAPHLCDRQQASSNNLKPSELRLSCSKPDINPASFDQGMQRCDSEPGIMGSLRRCRSERTKSSKAERNGPVSHRDMPNARTARREAVGEDLWAAAPWRQRTRGRRETNAYMPPTTHAMLKHTSRHHNEDASTSACLQVAPVNSDTQVHHMINGTTSKGEKSRTDGMKPQCWEPVYASVFSSSTPQYVMCFNKNNQSFEAQEVTSPTDNQSPLQSKQKSVVDEEDIHVCSKSIKVEETATAECSQLVGKTNCHNNSQSTEAPTCSFEAVYQEESTPENGLYTCPPCGAPSNSRQNLDLFCQTNSPMLTSAVAEHRRSVRPSRRTQGSRNPLRALAAREDVMQDFMGLNAAAEERIQTEKNSKNSSKSNSVSSSPDPQECHPPFTSPMLLFIKGRQHVQVRLARPSASSLNSGGCYLLVTTDNCILWNGQSANDTEKAKALDLASFIQSHKDLGCNATGVIHLEEGLNSDSSLATDFWSILGGKTPYPEAGAAVEDELYERGIVESNCVYKMLDNRLVPHEQGWASMPSVSMLDSNEALVFDFGGEVYLWLGKDVPAERQKMALQMSRQVWLGAYDYRNCRVNPMDPTQPAADTQLMGEGRPNWALFGVITESNETVLFKEKFVDWTENETKSPSLTKSCDLPKPSDTNTSLSSEAAADGSTCSTMANSGTSDLRTVGLDTWHVHELDDGEAPLESVGQLHEGDSYVVRWTYNAGDQCEHSTAIFLWHGLNSNMIGQDTAAFLSTGKNINQESQVVVDEGKEPLSFLQLFKGGLVIHKGRREASSSHTEQADKWRLFCVRGEHPDAGSLLEVECCCASLRSRGSMVLINGQQAALYLWNGCKALVRCREVANRVVEQLTKGCPQELGLSKSSLVKSQAVEEGSEPTDFWAALGHMDREAYDCMLQDPYKYNFTPRLFHLSASSGEFRADELYSPSSLPGIVAAMPFIQESLYAAPPPALFLLDNRFEVYLWQRNPEDEQADGCHGERKRAMEMTLQYCKDVNPRRPPHAYLFLGGSEPLTFTNVFPRWERTQAALTQGKLTTVQDALDQLTMTKPGSKQTILPDRVDSQGPEDHLSAHKFQIPSSQPGAGLQFCLWCPSTAPLVLAVVEFGV is encoded by the exons ATGGAGGACCTGGTCCTGGAGTCCCGGGCAGAACGCATCGCCCGCTACAAGGCAGCAAGGAGACAAGAGCTGGCTGAGCGTTTCGGACACACGGATGAGTTTTTAGACTCCCGGCAGGCCGACAACGGAAGGGACGCACAAGACCCCGCTTCCCAAAATGTCAACAGCAAGACATACAGTGTTCCGAACGGATCTGACATTTCCATGGGAACCACTTGCCAAATAGG ACAGGATTCCCAGGATGCAACGAGTAGGGGTGGGCAACTGgtgcaacagcagcagcagcttcGCACTCGGGTGTCTGTGGGCCAGCTGAGGAGTGCTCTTATGCAGCAGGCGGCAAATGGAGCCGATGCGGACAAAGT TAGTGCAGAAAATGTGCCCCAAGCCGGGTCTTCTCTCGACCCAACGACAAAGCCTGTCTCAGATGGGGCCCGTCGCCGCACCTGCCGTTACATCGCCAGTGGATTAGGAGGTGCCCGCAAGAACAACGAGCGCTTCCGGACACAGCCGATCACAGCCAATGAAATGGAAGAGAGTGGCAG GCTGGAAGAGGCTGAGGGAGAGGAAACGTGTGATG CTGACGAGAAAACGGATGAAAGAGCGCAGATGAGCGTGGCTGCCAAGATGTCTTTATTTAAA GAGATGGAGAAGACGGCCGCCCCCGAAGCCTCGGCGTTCCTAAAGCCTCGTTCGGGAAGTGTCTGCCATGAGCGCAGGCAGCGGCGAGGCAACGACCATCGCTTCCTCACCCAGCCAATCACCAGTGAGGAAATGGTAGCCATCAG CACCCTGCCGGACGCACCAGAGGAGATGTGCCCGCCGCAGGAAGAGCAAGCGGAAACCGATGACGAGGGCTGCAAGCTTAGCGTGAGCGAGAAGCTGGCTCTTTTCAACAAACTTTTCttgcccgaggggccgggtgccGACGAAGCCCCCGAGAAGCGGAGGCAGAAGAACGCCCGCTACCGTACGCAGCCCATCACGGTGGATGAAGTCAGCTTG TTGCAGAAAGGCCCCGTGCAGCTCCCCATCTTGTCTTTAGCCCCTCACCTGTGCGACAGACAGCAGGCCTCATCAAACAACCTAAAGCCCAGCGAGCTGCGCCTCTCTTGCTCCAAACCCGACATCAATCCCGCATCCTTCGATCAGGGCATGCAGCGCTGTGACTCGGAGCCCGGGATCATGGGGAGCCTGAGGAGGTGTCGCTCGGAGCGCACCAAGAGTTCCAAGGCGGAGCGCAATGGCCCCGTTTCTCACAGAGACATGCCAAATGCGCGCACGGCTAGGCGGGAGGCCGTGGGGGAAGACCTTTGGGCAGCCGCCCCATGGAGACAGAGGACACGTGGCCGGCGGGAAACCAATGCCTATATGCCGCCGACGACCCACGCGATGTTGAAACACactagcag GCACCATAATGAAGACGCTTCTACATCAGCATGTCTTCAGGTTGCTCCCGTGAATAGCGACACTCAAGTTCACCACATGATCAATGGTACTACTAGTAAG GGCGAAAAATCTCGTACAGACGGAATGAAGCCTCAGTGTTGG GAGCCTGTCTATGCATCGGTCTTTTCCAGCAGTACACCTCAGTATGTCATGTGCTTCAACAAG AACAATCAGTCCTTCGAGGCTCAGGAGGTGACATCTCCGACAGACAACCAGAGTCCTCTTCAGAGTAAACAGAAG TCCGTTGTAGATGAGGAAGACATACATGTGTGTTCTAAGTCGATAAAGGTGGAAGAAACAGCAA ctGCCGAATGTTCACAATTAGTCGGCAAAACCAACTGTCATAACAACAGTCAATCTACTGAAGCGCCAACCTGCTCATTTGAAG CAGTTTACCAAGAAGAATCGACACCTGAGAATGGTTTGTACACCTGCCCACCCTGTGGAGCTCCCTCAAATTCGCGACAAAACCTGGATCTTTTCTGCCAGACCAACAGCCCCAT GCTCACATCTGCAGTGGCAGAACACCGGCGTTCTGTGCGCCCGTCCCGGCGTACTCAGGGATCCCGAAATCCTCTCCGGGCTTTGGCGGCCCGCGAGGATGTCATGCAGGACTTTATGGGGCTCAACGCAGCTGCCGAGGAGAGGATCCAAACTGAGAAGA ATTCTAAGAATTCGTCCAAATCAAATTCTGTCAGCTCCTCTCCGGATCCTCAGGAGTGTCATCCACCCTTCACTAGCCCCATGTTGCTATTTATCAAAG GAAGGCAGCACGTGCAGGTCCGCCTGGCCCGGCCCTCGGCCAGCTCCTTAAACAGTGGGGGCTGCTACCTGCTGGTGACTACAGACAACTGCATCCTGTGGAATGGACAGTCGGCCAATGACACAGAAAAAGCCAAA GCCCTAGATTTGGCATCTTTCATTCAAAGCCACAAGGACCTGGGCTGCAATGCTACCGGTGTCATCCACTTGGAAGAGGGGCTCAACTCTGACAGTAGCCTGGCCACAGACTTCTGGAGCATTCTGGGAGGAAAGACTCCTTACCCAG AAGCTGGTGCAGCAGTGGAGGATGAGCTTTACGAGCGTGGCATTGTGGAGTCCAACTGTGTATACAAGATGCTGGACAACAGACTGGTGCCCCATGAACAAGGCTGGGCCTCCATGCCGAGCGTCTCCATGCTGGATTCCAATGag GCACTGGTGTTTGACTTTGGCGGCGAGGTCTATCTGTGGCTGGGAAAGGACGTGCCAGCCGAACGTCAGAAGATGGCGCTTCAGATGAGTCGGCAGGTGTGGCTCGGAGCCTACGATTACAGGAACTGCCGTGTCAATCCGATGGATCCCACGCAGCCAGCTGCCGACACGCAGTT GATGGGTGAGGGGCGTCCCAACTGGGCTCTCTTCGGTGTCATCACGGAAAGCAACGAGACTGTTCTGTTCAAAGAAAAATTTGTGGATTGGACTGAAAACGAGACCAAG TCCCCCTCATTGACGAAATCATGTGACCTCCCGAAGCCTTCCGACACCAACACTTCCTTGTCAAGCGAGGCGGCAGCAGACGGATCCACCTGTAGCACGATGGCCAACTCGGGCACATCGGACCTGAGGACTGTGGGATTGGACACGTGGCACGTCCATGAGTTGGATGATGGCGAGGCACCCCTGGAGAGCGTGGGACAACTACACGAGGGGGACTCGTACGTGGTCCGCTGGACTTATAACGCCGGGGACCAATGTGAACACAGCACGGCTATTTTCCTGTGGCATGGACTTAACTCCAACATGATTGGACAGGACACTGCTGCTTTTCTTTCCACTGGGAAGAATATTAATCAAGAATCACAG GTTGTGGTTGATGAAGGAAAGGAGCCTCTTTCTTTCCTTCAGCTTTTCAAGGGAGGTCTGGTTATTCATAAAGGCCGCAGAGAAGCCTCGTCTTCTCATACAG AGCAAGCAGACAAGTGGCGCCTGTTTTGTGTCAGAGGggagcatcccgatgcgggctcATTGCTGGAAGTGGAATGCTGCTGTGCCTCTCTGCGCTCCAGGGGCTCGATGGTCCTGATTAACGGCCAGCAGGCGGCGCTTTATCTCTGGAATGGATGTAAAGCTCTTGTTAGGTGCAGGGAGGTGGCCAACAGAGTCGTAGAGCAACTCACTAAAGg GTGTCCGCAAGAACTGGGTCTGAGTAAAAGCAGTCTAGTGAAGAGCCAGGCTGTAGAGGAAGGTTCAGAGCCCACTGACTTCTGGGCGGCACTTGGACACATGGACAGGGAAGCCTATGACTGCATGCTACAAG ATCCATATAAATATAACTTCACACCACGCCTCTTTCACCTGAGCGCCTCCTCCGGTGAATTCCGGGCTGACGAGCTGTACAGTCCATCGAGCCTGCCGGGCATTGTGGCTGCGATGCCCTTCATCCAGGAGAGCCTGTATGCTGCACCCCCTCCAG CCCTGTTCCTTCTTGACAACCGCTTTGAAGTTTACCTGTGGCAGCGTAACCCAGAAGATGAGCAGGCGGACGGCTGTCACGGCGAGAGAAAGCGCGCCATGGAGATGACGCTGCAATACTGCAAAG ATGTCAACCCGAGACGCCCACCACACGCCTACCTCTTCTTGGGGGGCTCTGA
- the svilc gene encoding supervillin isoform X5, translating to MEDLVLESRAERIARYKAARRQELAERFGHTDEFLDSRQADNGRDAQDPASQNVNSKTYSVPNGSDISMGTTCQIGQDSQDATSRGGQLVQQQQQLRTRVSVGQLRSALMQQAANGADADKVSAENVPQAGSSLDPTTKPVSDGARRRTCRYIASGLGGARKNNERFRTQPITANEMEESGRLEEAEGEETCDADEKTDERAQMSVAAKMSLFKEMEKTAAPEASAFLKPRSGSVCHERRQRRGNDHRFLTQPITSEEMVAISTLPDAPEEMCPPQEEQAETDDEGCKLSVSEKLALFNKLFLPEGPGADEAPEKRRQKNARYRTQPITVDEVSLLQKGPVQLPILSLAPHLCDRQQASSNNLKPSELRLSCSKPDINPASFDQGMQRCDSEPGIMGSLRRCRSERTKSSKAERNGPVSHRDMPNARTARREAVGEDLWAAAPWRQRTRGRRETNAYMPPTTHAMLKHTSRHHNEDASTSACLQVAPVNSDTQVHHMINGTTSKGEKSRTDGMKPQCWEPVYASVFSSSTPQYVMCFNKNNQSFEAQEVTSPTDNQSPLQSKQKSVVDEEDIHVCSKSIKVEETATAECSQLVGKTNCHNNSQSTEAPTCSFEAVYQEESTPENGLYTCPPCGAPSNSRQNLDLFCQTNSPMLTSAVAEHRRSVRPSRRTQGSRNPLRALAAREDVMQDFMGLNAAAEERIQTEKNSKNSSKSNSVSSSPDPQECHPPFTSPMLLFIKGRQHVQVRLARPSASSLNSGGCYLLVTTDNCILWNGQSANDTEKAKALDLASFIQSHKDLGCNATGVIHLEEGLNSDSSLATDFWSILGGKTPYPAGAAVEDELYERGIVESNCVYKMLDNRLVPHEQGWASMPSVSMLDSNEALVFDFGGEVYLWLGKDVPAERQKMALQMSRQVWLGAYDYRNCRVNPMDPTQPAADTQLMGEGRPNWALFGVITESNETVLFKEKFVDWTENETKSPSLTKSCDLPKPSDTNTSLSSEAAADGSTCSTMANSGTSDLRTVGLDTWHVHELDDGEAPLESVGQLHEGDSYVVRWTYNAGDQCEHSTAIFLWHGLNSNMIGQDTAAFLSTGKNINQESQVVVDEGKEPLSFLQLFKGGLVIHKGRREASSSHTAEQADKWRLFCVRGEHPDAGSLLEVECCCASLRSRGSMVLINGQQAALYLWNGCKALVRCREVANRVVEQLTKGCPQELGLSKSSLVKSQAVEEGSEPTDFWAALGHMDREAYDCMLQDPYKYNFTPRLFHLSASSGEFRADELYSPSSLPGIVAAMPFIQESLYAAPPPALFLLDNRFEVYLWQRNPEDEQADGCHGERKRAMEMTLQYCKDVNPRRPPHAYLFLGGSEPLTFTNVFPRWERTQAALTQGKLTTVQDALDQLTMTKPGSKQTILPDRVDSQGPEDHLSAHKFQIPSSQPGAGLQFCLWCPSTAPLVLAVVEFGV from the exons ATGGAGGACCTGGTCCTGGAGTCCCGGGCAGAACGCATCGCCCGCTACAAGGCAGCAAGGAGACAAGAGCTGGCTGAGCGTTTCGGACACACGGATGAGTTTTTAGACTCCCGGCAGGCCGACAACGGAAGGGACGCACAAGACCCCGCTTCCCAAAATGTCAACAGCAAGACATACAGTGTTCCGAACGGATCTGACATTTCCATGGGAACCACTTGCCAAATAGG ACAGGATTCCCAGGATGCAACGAGTAGGGGTGGGCAACTGgtgcaacagcagcagcagcttcGCACTCGGGTGTCTGTGGGCCAGCTGAGGAGTGCTCTTATGCAGCAGGCGGCAAATGGAGCCGATGCGGACAAAGT TAGTGCAGAAAATGTGCCCCAAGCCGGGTCTTCTCTCGACCCAACGACAAAGCCTGTCTCAGATGGGGCCCGTCGCCGCACCTGCCGTTACATCGCCAGTGGATTAGGAGGTGCCCGCAAGAACAACGAGCGCTTCCGGACACAGCCGATCACAGCCAATGAAATGGAAGAGAGTGGCAG GCTGGAAGAGGCTGAGGGAGAGGAAACGTGTGATG CTGACGAGAAAACGGATGAAAGAGCGCAGATGAGCGTGGCTGCCAAGATGTCTTTATTTAAA GAGATGGAGAAGACGGCCGCCCCCGAAGCCTCGGCGTTCCTAAAGCCTCGTTCGGGAAGTGTCTGCCATGAGCGCAGGCAGCGGCGAGGCAACGACCATCGCTTCCTCACCCAGCCAATCACCAGTGAGGAAATGGTAGCCATCAG CACCCTGCCGGACGCACCAGAGGAGATGTGCCCGCCGCAGGAAGAGCAAGCGGAAACCGATGACGAGGGCTGCAAGCTTAGCGTGAGCGAGAAGCTGGCTCTTTTCAACAAACTTTTCttgcccgaggggccgggtgccGACGAAGCCCCCGAGAAGCGGAGGCAGAAGAACGCCCGCTACCGTACGCAGCCCATCACGGTGGATGAAGTCAGCTTG TTGCAGAAAGGCCCCGTGCAGCTCCCCATCTTGTCTTTAGCCCCTCACCTGTGCGACAGACAGCAGGCCTCATCAAACAACCTAAAGCCCAGCGAGCTGCGCCTCTCTTGCTCCAAACCCGACATCAATCCCGCATCCTTCGATCAGGGCATGCAGCGCTGTGACTCGGAGCCCGGGATCATGGGGAGCCTGAGGAGGTGTCGCTCGGAGCGCACCAAGAGTTCCAAGGCGGAGCGCAATGGCCCCGTTTCTCACAGAGACATGCCAAATGCGCGCACGGCTAGGCGGGAGGCCGTGGGGGAAGACCTTTGGGCAGCCGCCCCATGGAGACAGAGGACACGTGGCCGGCGGGAAACCAATGCCTATATGCCGCCGACGACCCACGCGATGTTGAAACACactagcag GCACCATAATGAAGACGCTTCTACATCAGCATGTCTTCAGGTTGCTCCCGTGAATAGCGACACTCAAGTTCACCACATGATCAATGGTACTACTAGTAAG GGCGAAAAATCTCGTACAGACGGAATGAAGCCTCAGTGTTGG GAGCCTGTCTATGCATCGGTCTTTTCCAGCAGTACACCTCAGTATGTCATGTGCTTCAACAAG AACAATCAGTCCTTCGAGGCTCAGGAGGTGACATCTCCGACAGACAACCAGAGTCCTCTTCAGAGTAAACAGAAG TCCGTTGTAGATGAGGAAGACATACATGTGTGTTCTAAGTCGATAAAGGTGGAAGAAACAGCAA ctGCCGAATGTTCACAATTAGTCGGCAAAACCAACTGTCATAACAACAGTCAATCTACTGAAGCGCCAACCTGCTCATTTGAAG CAGTTTACCAAGAAGAATCGACACCTGAGAATGGTTTGTACACCTGCCCACCCTGTGGAGCTCCCTCAAATTCGCGACAAAACCTGGATCTTTTCTGCCAGACCAACAGCCCCAT GCTCACATCTGCAGTGGCAGAACACCGGCGTTCTGTGCGCCCGTCCCGGCGTACTCAGGGATCCCGAAATCCTCTCCGGGCTTTGGCGGCCCGCGAGGATGTCATGCAGGACTTTATGGGGCTCAACGCAGCTGCCGAGGAGAGGATCCAAACTGAGAAGA ATTCTAAGAATTCGTCCAAATCAAATTCTGTCAGCTCCTCTCCGGATCCTCAGGAGTGTCATCCACCCTTCACTAGCCCCATGTTGCTATTTATCAAAG GAAGGCAGCACGTGCAGGTCCGCCTGGCCCGGCCCTCGGCCAGCTCCTTAAACAGTGGGGGCTGCTACCTGCTGGTGACTACAGACAACTGCATCCTGTGGAATGGACAGTCGGCCAATGACACAGAAAAAGCCAAA GCCCTAGATTTGGCATCTTTCATTCAAAGCCACAAGGACCTGGGCTGCAATGCTACCGGTGTCATCCACTTGGAAGAGGGGCTCAACTCTGACAGTAGCCTGGCCACAGACTTCTGGAGCATTCTGGGAGGAAAGACTCCTTACCCAG CTGGTGCAGCAGTGGAGGATGAGCTTTACGAGCGTGGCATTGTGGAGTCCAACTGTGTATACAAGATGCTGGACAACAGACTGGTGCCCCATGAACAAGGCTGGGCCTCCATGCCGAGCGTCTCCATGCTGGATTCCAATGag GCACTGGTGTTTGACTTTGGCGGCGAGGTCTATCTGTGGCTGGGAAAGGACGTGCCAGCCGAACGTCAGAAGATGGCGCTTCAGATGAGTCGGCAGGTGTGGCTCGGAGCCTACGATTACAGGAACTGCCGTGTCAATCCGATGGATCCCACGCAGCCAGCTGCCGACACGCAGTT GATGGGTGAGGGGCGTCCCAACTGGGCTCTCTTCGGTGTCATCACGGAAAGCAACGAGACTGTTCTGTTCAAAGAAAAATTTGTGGATTGGACTGAAAACGAGACCAAG TCCCCCTCATTGACGAAATCATGTGACCTCCCGAAGCCTTCCGACACCAACACTTCCTTGTCAAGCGAGGCGGCAGCAGACGGATCCACCTGTAGCACGATGGCCAACTCGGGCACATCGGACCTGAGGACTGTGGGATTGGACACGTGGCACGTCCATGAGTTGGATGATGGCGAGGCACCCCTGGAGAGCGTGGGACAACTACACGAGGGGGACTCGTACGTGGTCCGCTGGACTTATAACGCCGGGGACCAATGTGAACACAGCACGGCTATTTTCCTGTGGCATGGACTTAACTCCAACATGATTGGACAGGACACTGCTGCTTTTCTTTCCACTGGGAAGAATATTAATCAAGAATCACAG GTTGTGGTTGATGAAGGAAAGGAGCCTCTTTCTTTCCTTCAGCTTTTCAAGGGAGGTCTGGTTATTCATAAAGGCCGCAGAGAAGCCTCGTCTTCTCATACAG CAGAGCAAGCAGACAAGTGGCGCCTGTTTTGTGTCAGAGGggagcatcccgatgcgggctcATTGCTGGAAGTGGAATGCTGCTGTGCCTCTCTGCGCTCCAGGGGCTCGATGGTCCTGATTAACGGCCAGCAGGCGGCGCTTTATCTCTGGAATGGATGTAAAGCTCTTGTTAGGTGCAGGGAGGTGGCCAACAGAGTCGTAGAGCAACTCACTAAAGg GTGTCCGCAAGAACTGGGTCTGAGTAAAAGCAGTCTAGTGAAGAGCCAGGCTGTAGAGGAAGGTTCAGAGCCCACTGACTTCTGGGCGGCACTTGGACACATGGACAGGGAAGCCTATGACTGCATGCTACAAG ATCCATATAAATATAACTTCACACCACGCCTCTTTCACCTGAGCGCCTCCTCCGGTGAATTCCGGGCTGACGAGCTGTACAGTCCATCGAGCCTGCCGGGCATTGTGGCTGCGATGCCCTTCATCCAGGAGAGCCTGTATGCTGCACCCCCTCCAG CCCTGTTCCTTCTTGACAACCGCTTTGAAGTTTACCTGTGGCAGCGTAACCCAGAAGATGAGCAGGCGGACGGCTGTCACGGCGAGAGAAAGCGCGCCATGGAGATGACGCTGCAATACTGCAAAG ATGTCAACCCGAGACGCCCACCACACGCCTACCTCTTCTTGGGGGGCTCTGA